Below is a genomic region from Flammeovirgaceae bacterium SG7u.111.
CTCTTTGTTTTTCAATCTTGTAAAGATGATGAAGAACCTACTCCACAAAATGTAGCACCTGTTATGGTAGCACAATCGTTTTCCATTTCGGAAGGGGCTAGCCCTGATGACGTATTGGGCACCATTGTAGCCACCGATCCTGAAGGAGAGACGCTTACATTTAGTATCACTACAAACGATAATAATCTGTTTGCCATCAGTACCTCAGGTGCTTTGAGCTTGGCAACAGGTAAAAGCCTAGATTTTGAAACCGCTACAAACCACACCATTACAGTAGCTGTGTCTGACGGTGACCTAGAAACCGAGGTGGATATTACCATTACGGTAGTTGATGTAAATGAAAATACAGCTCCTGAAATCAATGCACAGACATTTAGCATTAGGGAAAATATAGATGTTAGGTCCGCAATAGCTACAATTGTAGCCACTGATAAGGACAGCGATGCCCTTACCTACTCTATATCACAGAATATCTCTCAAAACAACAAAGATTTATTTGAATTTGAGGATGAGAGCGTACCAGAAATCAGTCTTACTTCTGGTCAGTCATTAGACTTTGAAAGCATTACTAGTTATTCAATTGAGATCACGGTTAGTGATGGGAAATTAACTGCGGTGGTTGATATAACTATTAATGTGACCGATGTAAACGATGCACCAGTAGTAGCTGCCCAAACATTTACGGTGGCAGAAGGAGTGACCGATAATACGGTAATAGGCACCGTTGCAGCTACGGACGAAGATGGCGATGTACTCAGTTACAGCCTTGCCTTAGGCATAGGCTCTGACAATATTTTTGAAATTAATGCCAGTGGGCAAATAAGCTTGGCAGAAGGCAAGAAGCTAGATTATGAAACGGCTACCAGCCATATACTTACTGTGGAGGTGAGTGATGGTGAAGCCAGCAAAACGGCTAAAGTTACTATAAATGTTACAGATTTGGATGATATAGCTATTCCCGACGCAAATTTTATAACTGCCTTGCTTAACAATTCTTCAATTAACACCAATGGTAATTCGGTAATAGAAACAGCCGAGGCTTCCAGTTTTACTGGCACTATCAGTGCGGCAAATAGTAATATAGAAAGTGTGGAAGGAATTGAATTTTTTACCAATGCTACTAGAATTTCCCTTTATGGAAATAGCCTCACTTCTATTGACCTATCAAGCAACACAAAAGTGACGCAACTACTACTTGAATCTAATAAGTTGAAAACTATTGATGTTTCTATGTTGTCAGAGTTGACCGATTTTAAAGCCCATAGCAATGAATTGACTACGGTGAATCTTGCAAATGGCAATAATGCCAATATGACCAGGATGCAGTTGCAGGGCAACCCGGGCTTAACGTGTATTAAAGTAGACCAACTACCTGTCCCTACATCAGGATGGTCGAAAGATGCATCAGCTTCTTACAGTATTATTGATTGTGAGTAAAAGCACAGAAGTAGAATATAGGTACAAGTACAAGCCCCAATTTATTGGGGCTTGTTTTTAAATGAAGAATGTTTTTTTTTGATAAAAAACGCTGGAGACTACCATTGTCAAATATTGGGGCTTTGCTTTAAGGTCAATCAGCTATATCCATTATGCTTTTAAGAACATAACTTAGGTTTTAAATATACCCTAGCTTCTTTTTTGTACCTTTAAAATTTGACCCTGTTTTACTTTAGAGAATGAGATTCTTACTCTGTTTGTTATTACTGGTTATTTCAGGTATTTCATTTTCTCAGAATATGGAAATGGCTAGTTTCCATATCTCACAGCAGGATGGCCTCCCTTCTAATACGGTTTATGACATCTTTCAGGATAGCCAAGGTTTTTTATGGGTAGCCACCGAAAATGGACTTGCAAGGTATAATGGAGCAGAATTTCGCTGGTTTTCCAACCCTCAAGTGAGATCGCAAGCAGTGGGTTATCTGTCGGAGGACAATAAGGGGAGGATCTGGCTTCATAACTATTTCGGGGAATTGCTTTTTGTAGAGAATGATAGTTTAAAAAAACTCCATTCATGGGAAAAGTACTATCAGTCAGGGTTTCCGAGAATTACCAACATTGGAGATAAGCTTTTGCTCAGTAGTCCGTCCAATATTTTTTTCTATGAAATAGAAAAGGAAAAATGGTCGCGTCTAGATTCTCTATTTGAACACAGTCAGTTTGAAGGTGGAGGTAAAATTAATTACGCCGACCATCTGGTGTACGAAGACGAATTATGGAGTGTTTTTTCTAAGAGAAATACTGCAATTGTAAAATCTCTTTTTAATCCATCTAAGCAATATACCATTCAGTATAAGAAGTGTGGCTTAAATCAAAACACACTCCAACTAACTACTTTTAATAGTAAGATATGGCTGTACGACAGTAGCTGCCATTTGCTGTTTGAGCTTTACAATGGAAAAGTAAAAGACATTTCAGAAAAGTATGACGAGCTACTAAAAGATACCAGACAGATTAAAAATCTTGGTAATGGAATGGTTGCCTTTTTTGGACCATCTGGCTGTTATCTGTTAGATGAAAAAAGTGATCGATGGTTTTTACTCAATAATAGCAGAAATGTGAGCTCTATTGCCAGCGATAGTGAGGGCGGAATTTGGTTGGGGACACTGAACGAAGGTATTTTTTACTATCCTTCACTTGAGACGACGATTATAAAGAAAAGTCAAAATGATATTCTTACCAAGCTCGCTGTTGACAATAAGCACAAGAAGGTGGTAGCAGGAGCTTATGATGGTAGCCTGTTGTTTTATTCTTTTGAAGGAGAATTGACAGAAAAAATAGCTCCACAAAGTTCCAGAGAAATTCAGAGCCTATTTGTTGATGAAAGAAACGACAAACTTCTGTATTATGGAAAGGAATTGAAAATTATGAATCTTGATAATTTAAGCCTTGTTAAGAGCATGGTAATGACTGCTTTAAAAGATATAGTGCAGTTGGATAAAGGATATGGGCTTGCCACATCAGCTGGTCTGTCTATTGTAGTTATGGATAGTGTTTATAGTAAGAAGAATAGTTCTGGCATAAAGCAGCGGTGCGCTTCTGTAGGATATGATTCGATAAACCAGCGCATATGGTTAGGGACACAAAAGGGCTTGAAAAAGGTGAGTTTAGAAACGAATGAAGTTTCTTTATGGCAGCCTACTGGGCTAGGGTTTTCACCAGGAGTCTCCGAAATAGATAGATATAAAGATCAATTTTTTATTGGTACATATACAGATGGGCTGATGATTATTGAGGGCGAGGAGATGAAAAGGCATATCACTATGTCAGAAGGGTTGCCTTCTGACCATATCACGGCACTAGCCAGTACGGATACCCAGCTTTTTATAGGAACGGATCGGGGAATTGCCATTTATACATTTAAAGACGAATCTATTTACCTGATTGATGATACCAAAGGGCTTACGGCAAATGAGATTTATGACCTAGTTGTGGCTGAGGCCAACCTGTGGGTGAGTACCCCAAATGGTCTCCAAATTTTCAATTCATTTTCTGTTAAAAACACTCAAAAACCAAAAATTCATATAACTAACATCAGTTCAGGAGACAAGGTGTTTGCGGGGTTGGATAAAAATATCACTCTTTCTCCAGATCTTCCAGAATTGCGGATAGATTTTGATGTTTCCAATAGTTTGAGGAGTAGGGGAAAAGCAATGATCCACTATAGAATTAAAGAACTCAATGGAGGTAATTGGAGTATTACTTCATTAAAATACCCATCAGCTAAGTACCAATCTTTACAAGCTGGGAAGTATACATTTGAGGTCATGGCTATTAACGAAGATGGAGTCCAGTCTGCAAATGTCATTCGAATTCCGTTCAACGTATTGGCGCCTATTTGGAAGCGACCTCAATTTCTGATATTGGTTTTTTTATTCATTTTACTTTGTTCTGTTGTTTTTGTTTATATCAGACTGGAGCGAATTAATGAAGCTAACAAGCAGCAGCTGCTCCGAAAATCTCATGAACAAGATCTTAGAATAGCGCAATTAACGTCTATAAGGTCTCAGATGAACCCACATTTTATTTTTAATACAATGTCATTGATTCAGGGCAAGGTATTGAATGGGCTAAATGACCAAGCCAATAAAGCTATTCAAGACTTTTCATTGTTGATGAGAAAGGTATTGGATTTTTCCTCAAAGGAAATGGTCGCACTTGCAGATGAAATAGAAGTAATAGAAAAATACCTTTCTATCGAAAAAAATAGGTTTGATGATAAACTGACATATGACATAATTCTTGATGAAAAACTCAAAGATGAGCTCATAAAGTTGCCATCGCTTTTGACTCAGCCCTTTGTTGAAAATGCGTTGAGGCACGGGCTTCTTCATAAAGAAGGGAAAAAGGAGCTGCTGATATCGTTCAGTTTGGTGGAAGAGATATTGGTGATTGTGATAGATGATAATGGAATAGGTCGGGCTGCTGCATTGCAGGTAAATAAATCTCGGCGCAACAACCACCACTCATTTGCATTGGAGGCTTACAGTAAGAGAATTGAACTCTTGAATATGGATCGGAAAAATAAAATAGAACTTGATATAATTGATAAATTAAGCATGCGGGGCTTGCCTGTAGGAACTAAGGTTGTTATTAAATTGCCACTTATAAATGAGCCAGTTAACATCAGTTGAAAAAATAAAAGTGTTGCTTGTAGACGATGAGCCTGCAGTACGGTCGGCCTTAAAGGAGATGCTAAGCCATTTTCATAGTATTGAGGTAGTGGGGGAGTCTAGTAATATTCCCGAGGCGGTCAAAGCAATTCATCAAGTACAGCCCAATCTTGTTTTTTTGGATATAGAAATGCCAGGATATTTAGGCATCCAATTGTTGGAGTTTTTTAACCCCAGTGAGGTAAACTTTGATATTGTATTTGTTACCGCCTATAATGAATATGCCATACAGGCATTCAAAATAGCGGCGTTCGACTATTTGTTGAAACCAATAATTACGGTCGACCTAGAACAGACCATAGAGCGATTTGTAAAGAGTAAAAGGAGGCAAAAGGTTTTGGAGCGCACCCAATTACTGAAGGGCTCTTTTATGCAAGAAGCCTTGCCCAGTCAGATTGCCATCAATTCTATGGAAGGTATAGATTTTTTGGAATTAAAAAATATCATTCTTTTTGAGGCTTCGGGGATCTATACCAATATTATAGTTGCAGAAGGGCAGACCATTGTCGCAAGCAAGCCGATAGGTGAATTTGAATCGTTACTTGCTGATAATACAAATTTTTTCCGGGCACATCGCTCTTTTTTCATCAATCTGCAACAGGTAAGAAAGATGTTAAGTAAAAAAGGATGTGTTATTATTATTATGAAAAATAAAATGGAAGTTCCACTTTCAAGATATAGGAAAAAAGAATTTGAGTTGGTTATTGAAAACTTTAGGATTTAAAAAAGGAGGCTGATTTGATAGGGTTGAGCTTATTGGCTATTATGCTAAAACCTTCTGACGGATCCTCCATTTTATGAGTATTTAGGCTTTATAACTCTTCCTTCGGTATCATTTCTCCCTCCATAATATATTGCTGAACAGCGCTTTCTATTTCGAGACGAGGTTGGGCGGCAACATCGGTGAAACCTTCCATTGTTAGCAATGTACATTTCTTTTCTTATATAGCTTTCAAGGCGTGCATAAAGTTTTTATAGGAGTTTTCCCCATTGCTCACCGCGGTTATTTTTTTATCTAGGTATGCTAAAAATAGATTTTTCATACTGGTAGTTATTTAGAAATGGTTGTAGTTGAATCGTTGTTCAATATTAAGTTAGTGGCATAAAAAAGCCTGCATTTTGTGTGTAAATGCAGGCTTTTATGCTGGATAATCGTGAAGTTTTATTGTATATCAATCAGCTGGAGAGGGACATTCCATCCTTTTACAGATACTTTTAAGCTAGTCGAGTCGAACTTTTCAGGATCAAATTCAACAATTACTTTTTTAGTATTTTCTCCTATTACCGAAACGTAGTTGTCATCGTAAAAAACAGGTAGCATACGTTTTCCAGTATTTTTGTCCACTATAGAAATCCGATTGAAAAATGCTACAGGACTGTTTTCCGAATTTGT
It encodes:
- a CDS encoding cadherin domain-containing protein, with amino-acid sequence MKLLKFVSYIGALSLLFVFQSCKDDEEPTPQNVAPVMVAQSFSISEGASPDDVLGTIVATDPEGETLTFSITTNDNNLFAISTSGALSLATGKSLDFETATNHTITVAVSDGDLETEVDITITVVDVNENTAPEINAQTFSIRENIDVRSAIATIVATDKDSDALTYSISQNISQNNKDLFEFEDESVPEISLTSGQSLDFESITSYSIEITVSDGKLTAVVDITINVTDVNDAPVVAAQTFTVAEGVTDNTVIGTVAATDEDGDVLSYSLALGIGSDNIFEINASGQISLAEGKKLDYETATSHILTVEVSDGEASKTAKVTINVTDLDDIAIPDANFITALLNNSSINTNGNSVIETAEASSFTGTISAANSNIESVEGIEFFTNATRISLYGNSLTSIDLSSNTKVTQLLLESNKLKTIDVSMLSELTDFKAHSNELTTVNLANGNNANMTRMQLQGNPGLTCIKVDQLPVPTSGWSKDASASYSIIDCE
- a CDS encoding histidine kinase; translated protein: MRFLLCLLLLVISGISFSQNMEMASFHISQQDGLPSNTVYDIFQDSQGFLWVATENGLARYNGAEFRWFSNPQVRSQAVGYLSEDNKGRIWLHNYFGELLFVENDSLKKLHSWEKYYQSGFPRITNIGDKLLLSSPSNIFFYEIEKEKWSRLDSLFEHSQFEGGGKINYADHLVYEDELWSVFSKRNTAIVKSLFNPSKQYTIQYKKCGLNQNTLQLTTFNSKIWLYDSSCHLLFELYNGKVKDISEKYDELLKDTRQIKNLGNGMVAFFGPSGCYLLDEKSDRWFLLNNSRNVSSIASDSEGGIWLGTLNEGIFYYPSLETTIIKKSQNDILTKLAVDNKHKKVVAGAYDGSLLFYSFEGELTEKIAPQSSREIQSLFVDERNDKLLYYGKELKIMNLDNLSLVKSMVMTALKDIVQLDKGYGLATSAGLSIVVMDSVYSKKNSSGIKQRCASVGYDSINQRIWLGTQKGLKKVSLETNEVSLWQPTGLGFSPGVSEIDRYKDQFFIGTYTDGLMIIEGEEMKRHITMSEGLPSDHITALASTDTQLFIGTDRGIAIYTFKDESIYLIDDTKGLTANEIYDLVVAEANLWVSTPNGLQIFNSFSVKNTQKPKIHITNISSGDKVFAGLDKNITLSPDLPELRIDFDVSNSLRSRGKAMIHYRIKELNGGNWSITSLKYPSAKYQSLQAGKYTFEVMAINEDGVQSANVIRIPFNVLAPIWKRPQFLILVFLFILLCSVVFVYIRLERINEANKQQLLRKSHEQDLRIAQLTSIRSQMNPHFIFNTMSLIQGKVLNGLNDQANKAIQDFSLLMRKVLDFSSKEMVALADEIEVIEKYLSIEKNRFDDKLTYDIILDEKLKDELIKLPSLLTQPFVENALRHGLLHKEGKKELLISFSLVEEILVIVIDDNGIGRAAALQVNKSRRNNHHSFALEAYSKRIELLNMDRKNKIELDIIDKLSMRGLPVGTKVVIKLPLINEPVNIS
- a CDS encoding LytTR family DNA-binding domain-containing protein produces the protein MSQLTSVEKIKVLLVDDEPAVRSALKEMLSHFHSIEVVGESSNIPEAVKAIHQVQPNLVFLDIEMPGYLGIQLLEFFNPSEVNFDIVFVTAYNEYAIQAFKIAAFDYLLKPIITVDLEQTIERFVKSKRRQKVLERTQLLKGSFMQEALPSQIAINSMEGIDFLELKNIILFEASGIYTNIIVAEGQTIVASKPIGEFESLLADNTNFFRAHRSFFINLQQVRKMLSKKGCVIIIMKNKMEVPLSRYRKKEFELVIENFRI